A genomic region of Bosea sp. 124 contains the following coding sequences:
- a CDS encoding universal stress protein, which produces MPKSLKSVLVAFTEEGRGERSSALAYALSLSQQAKAHLTVQAASMRYAVPASLVGAFGAELISSENRRIQALAEAFAEKAKGTADAAGVTCTVEAPTLVYADLCDRLLAYARVHDVSILDMEKDAVQRDRGLIEAALFESGRPVLIIPPGSERFSARRILIAWDGGASAARAVGDAMPFLTRAEEVEILSVSGEKDLSSVIAGADLAPHLARHGIKVTVRNIALTQPDVASEIRQAATDFGADLVVSGAYKHSRLREWLLGGVTQSLLKDCTLPILMSH; this is translated from the coding sequence ATGCCCAAATCGCTCAAGAGCGTTCTCGTCGCTTTCACCGAGGAGGGGCGCGGCGAACGGAGTTCCGCTCTCGCCTACGCGCTGTCCCTGTCGCAGCAGGCGAAGGCGCATCTCACCGTCCAGGCCGCCTCGATGCGCTATGCGGTACCGGCTTCGCTGGTCGGGGCATTCGGCGCCGAGCTGATCAGCAGCGAAAACCGCCGGATTCAGGCGCTCGCCGAAGCCTTTGCGGAAAAGGCCAAGGGCACCGCCGACGCCGCGGGCGTCACCTGCACGGTCGAAGCTCCGACGCTGGTCTACGCCGATCTCTGCGACCGGCTGCTCGCCTATGCGCGGGTCCATGACGTCAGCATCCTCGACATGGAGAAGGATGCCGTGCAGCGCGATCGCGGGCTGATCGAGGCCGCGCTGTTCGAAAGCGGGCGGCCGGTGCTGATCATTCCGCCCGGCAGCGAGCGCTTCTCCGCAAGGCGGATTTTGATCGCCTGGGATGGCGGCGCCTCGGCGGCGCGCGCGGTCGGCGATGCGATGCCGTTCCTGACCAGGGCCGAAGAGGTCGAGATCCTCTCCGTGAGCGGCGAGAAGGATCTGTCGAGCGTGATCGCGGGGGCGGATCTCGCGCCGCATCTGGCCCGGCACGGCATCAAGGTCACGGTGCGCAATATCGCGCTCACGCAGCCGGACGTCGCCAGCGAGATCCGGCAAGCGGCGACGGATTTCGGGGCGGACCTCGTGGTCAGCGGCGCCTACAAGCATTCGCGCCTGCGCGAGTGGCTGCTCGGCGGCGTGACGCAGTCGCTGCTCAAGGACTGCACCCTGCCGATCCTGATGAGCCACTGA
- a CDS encoding general stress protein, with the protein MTRTITRSYDSYETAAAVVENLEAAGIAAADISVVGRDERAKDSNAAEGAGIGAGVGGAAGLLAGLGMLAIPGIGPVVAAGWLASTAAGAVAGAAAGGLVGSFTNAGVDEDEAHYHAETVRRGGTVVSVKASDAHAATAEAIMDGATPIDRDTRIGQYRNEGWTRFDETAAPYKSPIV; encoded by the coding sequence ATGACCCGCACCATCACCCGCTCCTACGATAGCTACGAGACAGCCGCCGCCGTCGTTGAAAATCTGGAAGCCGCCGGCATCGCGGCCGCGGACATCAGCGTCGTCGGCCGCGACGAGCGCGCCAAGGACAGCAATGCCGCAGAGGGCGCCGGCATCGGCGCGGGCGTCGGCGGCGCTGCCGGGCTGCTCGCCGGCCTCGGCATGCTGGCGATTCCAGGCATCGGCCCGGTCGTGGCGGCGGGCTGGCTCGCCTCGACCGCCGCGGGCGCGGTCGCCGGCGCCGCAGCCGGCGGCCTGGTCGGCTCCTTCACCAATGCAGGCGTCGACGAGGATGAGGCGCATTACCACGCCGAGACCGTCCGCCGCGGCGGCACCGTGGTCTCGGTGAAGGCGTCCGACGCGCATGCGGCCACCGCCGAAGCCATCATGGACGGCGCGACGCCGATCGATCGCGACACCCGCATCGGCCAGTACCGCAACGAAGGCTGGACCCGTTTCGACGAGACCGCCGCTCCGTATAAGTCGCCGATCGTCTGA
- the trpB gene encoding tryptophan synthase subunit beta, protein MNAPQTPNTYRNGPDENGRFGIFGGRFVAETLMPLILELEQAYEAAKADPAYHAETAYGLKHYVGRPSPLYFAERLTEHFRSKAAASGRPGGAKIYLKREELNHTGSHKVNNVLGQILLARRMGKKRIIAETGAGQHGVATATLCARYGLECIVYMGAVDVARQAPNVFRMQMLGATVVPVESGTKTLKDAMNEALRDWVTNVGTTFYCIGTVAGPHPYPAMVRDFQSIIGVETKAQMLELEGRLPDSLFACIGGGSNAMGLFHPFLDDPSVEIYGVEAAGHGIPSGLHAASLTGGRPGVLHGNRTYLLMDDDGQIKDAHSISAGLDYPGIGPEHSWLHDVGRATYLSATDDEALEAFQLISKLEGIIPALETAHALARVAELAPQKPQDHLMVVNLSGRGDKDIPQVAEILSAR, encoded by the coding sequence ATGAACGCGCCACAGACCCCCAACACCTACCGTAACGGCCCCGATGAGAACGGCCGCTTCGGCATCTTCGGCGGCCGCTTCGTCGCCGAGACGCTGATGCCGCTGATCCTCGAGCTGGAACAGGCCTATGAGGCGGCCAAGGCCGACCCGGCCTATCACGCCGAGACGGCCTATGGGCTGAAGCATTATGTCGGCCGGCCCTCGCCACTCTATTTCGCCGAGCGCCTGACCGAGCATTTCCGGAGCAAAGCGGCCGCCTCCGGGCGGCCGGGCGGCGCCAAGATCTATCTGAAGCGCGAGGAGCTGAACCACACCGGCTCGCACAAGGTGAACAATGTGCTCGGCCAGATCCTGCTGGCGCGGCGCATGGGCAAGAAGCGCATCATCGCTGAAACCGGAGCGGGCCAGCACGGCGTCGCGACCGCGACGCTCTGCGCCCGTTACGGGCTCGAATGCATCGTCTATATGGGTGCCGTCGACGTCGCCCGGCAGGCTCCCAACGTCTTCCGCATGCAGATGCTGGGTGCCACGGTGGTCCCCGTCGAATCCGGCACCAAGACGCTGAAGGATGCGATGAACGAGGCCCTGCGCGACTGGGTCACCAATGTCGGCACAACCTTCTACTGCATCGGCACGGTCGCCGGCCCCCACCCCTATCCGGCGATGGTCCGCGATTTCCAGTCGATCATCGGTGTCGAAACCAAGGCGCAGATGCTGGAGCTGGAAGGCCGGCTGCCGGATTCGCTGTTCGCCTGCATCGGTGGCGGCTCGAATGCGATGGGGCTGTTCCACCCCTTCCTCGACGATCCCTCCGTCGAGATCTATGGCGTCGAGGCAGCCGGCCACGGCATCCCGTCCGGCCTGCACGCCGCCTCGCTGACCGGCGGCCGTCCCGGCGTGCTGCACGGCAACCGCACCTATCTGCTGATGGACGACGACGGCCAGATCAAGGACGCGCATTCCATCTCGGCCGGTCTCGACTACCCCGGCATCGGGCCGGAGCATTCCTGGCTGCATGATGTCGGGCGCGCGACCTATCTCTCGGCCACGGATGACGAGGCGCTTGAGGCCTTCCAGCTGATTTCCAAGCTCGAAGGCATCATACCGGCGCTGGAAACGGCGCATGCGCTGGCGCGTGTCGCCGAACTCGCGCCGCAAAAGCCGCAGGACCATCTGATGGTGGTCAACCTGTCCGGCCGCGGCGACAAGGACATCCCGCAGGTCGCGGAAATCCTCAGCGCGAGGTGA
- a CDS encoding glycosyltransferase family 2 protein, giving the protein MFGPPVEIAFLARHGVAPAGLAVAARRASRNGTEPAREVFAIGLIDEEGFYRALAAELGLPFHSDDLALRAGGDYGAILRGGLAPTAGDAERRLRFVLAPEGTALRRMLEAGPRQRDDVAVVTPRRFGEALRRANGTALAIRAANLDEPGLARDSARTGASRGQRIAVAIGAVAVATGGVLAPLATFFTVALLLGPVFLGLILLRLAAAIERPAPDLWRRHRWRLDDSRLLVYTVAVPLYREEAVLGQMLQALLALDYPVVRLDIRLLIEADDTGLQAALARLPLPAHIGVTIVPPGQPRTKPRALNLALIEARGSLFTIFDAEDIPDPQQLRMAAARFLKAPDELACLQARLVIDHADEGLLPALFALEYAGLFKVLNPGLLRSGLPIMLGGTSNHFRTETLRAVGGWDAWNVTEDADLGLRLVRAGYRIGDLPSDTREEAPLTLRVWLKQRSRWIKGYMQTLVTHSRGPGRLLREAGLPATLAFLSLCLGTVVTALAYPAFAVAAFLAYRDGSLLSPGDALGSLTSTLALTIWIFGTIALFLPPAIGALRRGAPRLLLLLPLLPLYYGLVCIAAWMALHEYQARRFTWNKTMHGLARQRAPLAPAAPPTGGAAIPQPPGPEAAQC; this is encoded by the coding sequence TTGTTCGGCCCGCCGGTCGAGATCGCCTTTCTCGCGCGTCATGGCGTGGCGCCCGCCGGCCTCGCCGTTGCGGCAAGGCGCGCCAGCCGCAACGGCACGGAGCCGGCCCGGGAAGTCTTCGCAATCGGGTTGATCGACGAGGAGGGTTTTTACCGCGCCCTCGCCGCGGAACTCGGCCTGCCCTTCCATTCGGACGACCTCGCGCTGAGGGCGGGCGGCGACTATGGCGCGATCCTGCGCGGTGGCCTCGCGCCCACGGCAGGCGATGCCGAAAGACGTCTTCGCTTCGTACTGGCTCCGGAAGGCACGGCACTGCGGCGCATGCTCGAAGCCGGGCCGCGCCAGCGCGACGATGTCGCTGTCGTCACGCCACGGCGCTTCGGCGAGGCGCTTCGCCGCGCCAACGGTACCGCGCTCGCCATCCGCGCCGCCAATCTCGACGAGCCCGGCCTGGCGCGCGACAGCGCCCGCACCGGCGCCAGCCGCGGCCAACGCATCGCGGTGGCGATCGGCGCGGTCGCAGTCGCGACCGGCGGCGTCCTCGCGCCGCTGGCAACTTTCTTTACCGTCGCGCTGCTGCTCGGGCCCGTCTTCCTCGGCTTGATCCTGCTGCGGCTGGCCGCCGCGATCGAGCGACCCGCCCCCGACCTCTGGCGGCGGCATCGCTGGCGCCTCGATGACAGCCGGCTGCTGGTCTACACGGTCGCGGTGCCGCTCTATCGGGAGGAGGCGGTGCTGGGGCAGATGCTGCAAGCCCTGCTGGCGCTCGACTATCCGGTGGTCCGGCTCGACATCCGCCTGCTGATCGAGGCCGACGATACCGGCTTGCAAGCCGCGCTGGCCCGCCTGCCGCTGCCGGCGCATATCGGCGTGACGATCGTGCCGCCCGGCCAGCCGCGGACCAAGCCGCGCGCGCTCAATCTCGCCCTGATCGAAGCACGTGGCAGCCTGTTCACGATCTTCGACGCCGAGGACATTCCCGATCCGCAGCAATTGCGGATGGCGGCGGCGCGCTTCCTGAAGGCGCCGGACGAGCTCGCCTGCCTGCAGGCGCGGCTCGTCATCGACCATGCCGATGAGGGGCTGCTGCCGGCGCTGTTCGCGCTTGAATATGCCGGGCTGTTCAAGGTGCTCAACCCGGGCCTGCTGCGCTCGGGACTGCCGATCATGCTGGGCGGCACCTCCAATCACTTCCGCACGGAAACGTTGCGCGCGGTCGGTGGCTGGGATGCCTGGAACGTGACGGAGGATGCCGATCTCGGCCTGCGGCTCGTCCGGGCGGGCTATCGCATAGGCGATCTGCCCTCCGACACGCGGGAGGAGGCGCCGCTGACCCTGCGCGTCTGGCTGAAGCAGCGCTCGCGCTGGATCAAGGGCTACATGCAGACGCTGGTGACGCATTCGCGTGGGCCCGGCCGGCTGCTGCGCGAGGCCGGCCTGCCTGCCACGCTCGCCTTCCTGTCGCTCTGCCTCGGCACGGTGGTGACCGCGCTGGCCTATCCGGCCTTCGCCGTCGCGGCGTTCCTGGCGTATCGCGATGGATCGCTGCTTTCGCCGGGCGATGCGCTCGGCAGCCTGACGTCGACGCTCGCCCTGACGATCTGGATCTTCGGGACGATCGCGCTGTTCCTGCCGCCGGCGATCGGCGCGCTGCGGCGCGGGGCGCCCCGGCTGCTGCTGCTTCTGCCCCTGCTGCCGCTCTATTACGGGCTGGTCTGCATCGCGGCCTGGATGGCCCTGCACGAATACCAGGCGCGCCGCTTCACCTGGAACAAGACGATGCATGGCCTTGCCCGGCAGCGCGCCCCGCTCGCGCCGGCCGCGCCTCCTACAGGTGGCGCAGCCATTCCGCAGCCGCCTGGGCCGGAGGCTGCTCAATGTTGA
- a CDS encoding TAXI family TRAP transporter solute-binding subunit → MFGRGRRGFTILAGLLATFGITAAVFYVLSQPRTLRLAVGPLGSEDARMAAGFVQGLNREKSQIRLRLILTEGSEESARKVDEGEAELAIVRPDIALPAKADTALITRRSFPFLITDKDSAIGRIADLRGRRVGVVRNPAGNIALLKLVLAQYEVRPDEVTIIGLTPDEIAPAARERRIDAFFSINAVGARASGDGAGRLRSAWGEDPVLIPIREADALAARVRAIETGEIVRGALGGDPPRPSENLPTIAITSRLVASQDLDEDVVGSLVSALLGLRVTLAAELPQIQGLETPATDKDAPLPVHAGAAAFIDGEQKTFFERYGDWFYLGVMGVSLLGTGAAGLLGRESAARRRRAMMGLDRLLALLPRIRGTSDIETLDLCRAEADAILLEVLADFGQGDLDSSAIAAYRLVFDQVSRAVIEAKIRATAAQL, encoded by the coding sequence GTGTTCGGCAGGGGGCGACGCGGTTTCACGATACTTGCGGGTCTGCTGGCGACGTTCGGCATCACCGCGGCCGTCTTCTATGTCCTGAGCCAGCCGCGCACGCTGCGCCTCGCCGTCGGCCCGCTGGGCTCCGAGGATGCCCGCATGGCGGCGGGCTTCGTGCAGGGGCTGAACCGCGAGAAGTCCCAGATCAGGCTCCGGCTGATCCTGACCGAAGGCTCGGAGGAAAGTGCCCGCAAGGTCGACGAGGGCGAGGCGGAGCTTGCGATCGTCCGCCCCGACATCGCCTTGCCCGCCAAGGCCGATACGGCGCTGATCACGCGCCGCTCCTTCCCGTTCCTGATCACCGACAAGGACAGCGCGATCGGACGCATCGCCGATCTGCGCGGTCGCCGCGTCGGCGTGGTGCGCAATCCCGCCGGCAATATCGCACTGCTGAAGCTGGTGCTGGCGCAATATGAGGTCCGGCCCGACGAGGTCACGATCATCGGGCTGACGCCGGATGAGATTGCCCCGGCAGCGAGGGAACGGCGCATCGACGCGTTCTTCTCGATCAATGCCGTCGGCGCCCGCGCCAGTGGCGACGGCGCCGGCCGCCTGCGCTCGGCCTGGGGCGAGGATCCGGTGCTGATCCCGATCCGCGAGGCCGATGCGCTGGCGGCACGGGTCCGCGCCATCGAGACCGGCGAGATCGTCAGGGGCGCGCTCGGGGGCGATCCGCCGCGACCCTCGGAGAACCTGCCGACGATCGCCATCACCTCGCGGCTGGTCGCCTCACAGGATCTCGACGAGGACGTCGTCGGCAGCCTCGTCAGCGCGCTGCTTGGGCTGCGCGTGACGCTGGCCGCGGAACTGCCCCAGATCCAGGGGCTGGAGACGCCGGCGACCGACAAGGATGCGCCGCTACCCGTCCATGCCGGCGCGGCCGCCTTCATCGATGGCGAGCAGAAGACCTTCTTCGAGCGTTATGGCGACTGGTTCTATCTCGGCGTGATGGGGGTCTCCCTGCTGGGCACGGGCGCCGCCGGCCTGCTCGGTCGCGAAAGCGCCGCCCGGCGCAGGCGGGCGATGATGGGGCTGGACCGCCTGCTGGCGCTCCTGCCCAGAATCCGCGGCACCTCGGATATCGAGACGCTCGATCTCTGCCGCGCTGAGGCCGATGCGATCCTGCTGGAGGTGCTGGCCGATTTCGGCCAGGGCGATCTCGATTCATCCGCCATCGCCGCCTACCGCCTGGTTTTCGATCAGGTCAGCCGGGCGGTCATCGAGGCGAAGATCAGGGCGACGGCCGCGCAGCTCTGA
- a CDS encoding aldo/keto reductase, translating into MQFRNLGRSGLRVSLVGLGCNNFGGRIDDEAARKVVDAAIEHGITLFDTADVYGNRGSSETVLGALLGARRKDIVLATKFGMDMNDAGTMKGGSRRYIMSAVEASLTRLKTDWIDLYQFHRADPLTPIDETLRALEDLIRQGKVRYVGCSNMPAWQMADAQWTARDLGIHGFASCQDEYSLLVRGAEKDLVPAARRNGMGLLPYFPLANGLLTGKYKRNAPMPEGARMTREAQRAAEILTDTNWGKTEKLAAFCEARGKTLVELAFSWLAMQPVVSSVIAGATKPEQIAVNVKAADWVLTAEELAEIDAITT; encoded by the coding sequence ATGCAGTTCCGCAACCTCGGCCGTTCCGGCCTGCGCGTCTCGCTTGTCGGCCTCGGCTGCAACAATTTCGGCGGCCGGATCGATGACGAGGCGGCGCGCAAGGTCGTCGATGCGGCGATCGAGCATGGCATCACGCTGTTTGACACGGCCGATGTCTATGGCAATCGCGGCAGCTCCGAGACGGTTCTGGGAGCGTTGCTCGGCGCGCGCCGCAAGGACATCGTGCTGGCGACCAAGTTCGGCATGGATATGAACGACGCCGGCACGATGAAGGGCGGCTCGCGGCGCTACATTATGTCCGCGGTCGAGGCCTCGCTGACGCGGCTGAAGACCGACTGGATCGACCTCTACCAGTTCCACCGTGCCGACCCGCTGACGCCGATCGACGAGACGCTGCGCGCTCTCGAGGACCTGATCCGCCAGGGCAAGGTCCGCTATGTCGGCTGCTCGAACATGCCGGCCTGGCAGATGGCCGACGCGCAGTGGACCGCACGCGATCTCGGCATTCATGGCTTTGCCTCCTGTCAGGACGAGTACAGCCTGCTGGTGCGCGGCGCGGAGAAGGACTTGGTTCCCGCCGCGCGTCGTAACGGCATGGGGCTGCTGCCCTATTTCCCGCTCGCCAACGGGCTGCTCACCGGCAAGTACAAGCGCAACGCCCCGATGCCGGAAGGCGCGCGCATGACGCGGGAAGCGCAGCGCGCCGCGGAGATCCTGACCGATACGAACTGGGGCAAGACCGAGAAGCTTGCTGCTTTCTGCGAGGCGCGTGGCAAGACGCTGGTCGAACTCGCCTTTTCCTGGCTCGCCATGCAGCCGGTCGTCTCCAGCGTCATCGCCGGCGCGACGAAGCCCGAGCAGATCGCGGTCAATGTGAAGGCGGCCGACTGGGTGCTGACGGCGGAAGAGCTCGCCGAGATCGACGCGATCACGACATAG
- the typA gene encoding translational GTPase TypA, giving the protein MSMRNIAIIAHVDHGKTTLVDKLLQQSGTYRDNQRVIERVMDSNELEKERGITILAKATSVVWKDTRINIVDTPGHADFGGEVERILNMVDSAIVLVDAAEGPMPQTKFVVSKALKLGLKPIVAINKVDKPDARVQEVINEVFDLFAALDANDEQLDFPILYGSGKQGWMAHDPAGPQDQGLAPMYDLILSHVPEPRIEEGPFRMLGTLLEANPYLGRIITGRVVSGSAKPNQTIKVLSGDGTVVETGRISKILAFRGLERTPIEEAIPGDIVSIAGLVKGSVADTFCDPTVETPIKAQPIDPPTVSMTFMVNDSPLAGTEGDKVTTRVIRDRLFKEAEGNVALKIEEATDKDSYIVSGRGELQLAILIEQMRREGFELGVSRPRVVLRRDDNGQLLEPIEEVIIDVDEEHSGVVVQKMSERKADMLEMRPSGGNRLRLVFHAPTRGLIGYQGELLTDTRGTAIMNRLFHDYLPYKGEIGGRRNGVLIAMETGEAVAYALWNLEDRGPMMIEPGWKVYQGMIVGEHTRENDLEVNVLKGKKLTNIRTTSKDEAVRLTPPIRMTLERSLAWIDDDELVEVTPKSIRLRKGVLDPNERKRSQKMKQEVA; this is encoded by the coding sequence ATGTCCATGCGCAATATCGCCATTATCGCCCACGTCGACCACGGCAAGACCACGCTCGTCGACAAGCTCCTGCAGCAATCGGGCACCTACCGCGACAACCAGCGCGTCATCGAACGCGTGATGGACTCCAACGAGCTGGAGAAGGAGCGTGGCATCACCATCCTGGCCAAGGCGACCTCGGTCGTCTGGAAGGATACCCGCATCAACATCGTCGACACCCCCGGCCACGCCGATTTCGGCGGCGAGGTCGAGCGCATCCTGAACATGGTCGATTCCGCCATCGTGCTGGTCGATGCAGCCGAAGGCCCGATGCCGCAGACCAAGTTCGTCGTCTCCAAGGCGCTGAAGCTCGGCCTGAAGCCGATCGTGGCGATCAACAAGGTCGACAAGCCCGACGCCCGCGTCCAGGAAGTGATCAACGAGGTCTTCGACCTGTTCGCCGCGCTCGACGCCAATGACGAGCAGCTCGATTTCCCGATCCTCTACGGTTCGGGCAAGCAGGGCTGGATGGCGCATGACCCCGCAGGTCCGCAGGACCAGGGCCTCGCCCCGATGTACGACCTGATCCTTTCCCATGTGCCGGAGCCGCGCATCGAGGAAGGTCCGTTCCGCATGCTCGGCACGCTGCTCGAAGCCAACCCCTATCTCGGCCGTATCATTACCGGCCGCGTCGTCTCGGGCTCGGCCAAGCCGAACCAGACGATCAAGGTGCTCTCGGGCGACGGCACCGTCGTCGAAACCGGTCGCATCAGCAAGATCCTGGCCTTCCGCGGCCTCGAGCGCACGCCGATCGAAGAGGCCATTCCCGGTGACATCGTCTCGATCGCCGGCCTGGTGAAGGGTTCCGTCGCCGACACCTTCTGCGACCCGACTGTCGAGACCCCGATCAAGGCCCAGCCGATCGATCCGCCGACCGTCTCGATGACCTTCATGGTCAACGACTCGCCGCTGGCCGGCACCGAGGGCGACAAGGTCACGACCCGCGTCATCCGCGACCGCCTGTTCAAGGAGGCCGAGGGCAATGTCGCGCTGAAGATCGAGGAAGCGACCGACAAGGATAGCTATATCGTCTCGGGTCGCGGCGAATTGCAGCTCGCCATCCTGATCGAGCAGATGCGCCGCGAAGGCTTCGAACTCGGCGTCTCGCGTCCGCGCGTCGTGCTTCGGCGCGACGACAACGGCCAGCTGCTGGAGCCGATCGAAGAGGTCATCATCGACGTCGACGAGGAGCATTCCGGCGTCGTCGTGCAGAAGATGTCCGAGCGCAAGGCCGACATGCTGGAGATGCGTCCCTCCGGCGGTAACCGTCTGCGGCTGGTCTTCCACGCGCCGACGCGCGGTCTGATCGGTTATCAGGGCGAACTGCTCACCGACACGCGCGGCACGGCGATCATGAACCGGCTGTTCCACGATTATCTCCCCTACAAGGGCGAGATCGGCGGGCGCCGCAACGGCGTGCTGATCGCGATGGAGACCGGCGAAGCGGTCGCCTACGCGCTCTGGAATCTGGAAGATCGCGGCCCGATGATGATCGAGCCGGGCTGGAAGGTCTATCAGGGCATGATCGTCGGCGAGCACACCCGCGAGAACGATCTCGAGGTGAACGTGCTCAAGGGCAAGAAGCTCACCAACATCCGCACGACGTCGAAGGACGAGGCGGTGCGCCTGACGCCGCCGATCCGGATGACGCTGGAGCGTTCGCTGGCCTGGATCGACGATGATGAGTTGGTCGAGGTGACGCCGAAGTCGATCCGCCTGCGCAAGGGCGTGCTCGACCCCAACGAGCGCAAGCGCTCGCAGAAGATGAAGCAGGAAGTGGCCTGA
- a CDS encoding phosphoribosylanthranilate isomerase produces MQRPASPLTIKICGLSTPETLRAALDAGADMIGLNFHPKSPRHVTRERAVELAGLARGRTQIVALIVDWNEKQAAELVETLRPDWLQLHGRETPEQVRAIKVATGLPTIKALGIAGAEDIAAIESYREVADRILLDAKPPKDAAYPGGHGKPFDWTLLGALDPALGFMLSGGLDPANVGHAIAITRPWGVDVSSGVESAPGVKDIGRIRDFVAAARAATAAGTAEAGRT; encoded by the coding sequence ATGCAACGCCCCGCCTCCCCCCTGACGATCAAGATCTGCGGCCTGTCGACGCCGGAGACGCTGCGCGCGGCTCTCGATGCCGGCGCGGACATGATCGGCCTCAACTTCCATCCGAAGAGCCCGCGCCACGTCACGCGCGAACGCGCTGTCGAGTTGGCCGGTCTGGCACGGGGCCGGACGCAGATCGTCGCGCTCATCGTCGATTGGAACGAAAAGCAGGCGGCAGAGCTGGTCGAGACGCTGCGCCCGGACTGGCTGCAACTGCATGGCCGGGAAACGCCGGAGCAGGTCCGCGCCATCAAGGTCGCGACCGGCCTGCCCACGATCAAAGCGCTCGGCATCGCCGGCGCGGAGGATATCGCCGCAATCGAGAGCTATCGCGAGGTCGCCGACCGCATCCTGCTCGACGCCAAGCCGCCGAAGGACGCCGCCTATCCGGGGGGCCATGGCAAGCCCTTCGACTGGACGCTGCTGGGTGCGCTCGACCCGGCTTTGGGCTTTATGCTATCGGGCGGGCTCGATCCGGCGAATGTCGGCCACGCGATCGCCATCACGCGGCCCTGGGGCGTCGACGTCTCCTCCGGGGTCGAAAGCGCACCGGGCGTCAAGGATATCGGCCGGATCAGGGATTTCGTCGCAGCGGCACGGGCCGCCACGGCAGCAGGGACAGCAGAGGCAGGCCGGACATGA
- a CDS encoding universal stress protein: protein MPMTRSSTEAPRYAGLLTPVHLGAGAEATIRFAARLAQALPCRLIGIGADEIELPYYGDGTGMVDAVLLENARGVVQEDLAKAEALFRRVAEGAPAVDWRCAIEQPRGFALTQCRAADLVVLARQGPDDEAVGRMGVAPGDLVMELGRPILVVPPGVETLAAKSAVIAWKDTCEARRAVHDALPFLVRAEAVSVLAVGEEAIENGAQDVCGYLAQHGIAARAVLRPDSAEYVVDEIMTQVRHQGADLIVAGAYGHSRMREWIFGGVTQDLLETTPICCLMSH from the coding sequence ATGCCCATGACCCGATCCTCGACGGAAGCTCCGCGTTATGCGGGCCTGCTCACGCCGGTCCATCTCGGTGCCGGTGCGGAGGCGACGATCCGCTTCGCCGCCCGCCTGGCACAGGCCCTGCCTTGCCGGCTGATCGGCATCGGCGCCGACGAAATCGAACTGCCCTATTACGGCGACGGCACCGGCATGGTCGACGCCGTGCTGCTCGAGAACGCCCGCGGCGTCGTTCAGGAGGATCTGGCCAAGGCCGAGGCGCTGTTCCGCCGTGTCGCGGAGGGCGCGCCGGCCGTGGACTGGCGCTGCGCCATCGAACAGCCGCGCGGCTTCGCTCTGACGCAGTGCCGCGCCGCCGATCTGGTCGTCCTGGCCCGTCAGGGCCCGGACGATGAAGCGGTAGGCCGCATGGGCGTCGCCCCCGGCGATCTCGTGATGGAGCTGGGCCGGCCGATCCTGGTGGTCCCGCCCGGGGTCGAGACGCTTGCGGCGAAGAGCGCGGTCATCGCCTGGAAGGACACGTGCGAGGCACGCCGTGCCGTCCACGATGCGCTGCCCTTCCTCGTGCGCGCCGAAGCCGTCTCCGTGCTGGCGGTCGGGGAGGAGGCAATCGAGAACGGAGCGCAGGATGTCTGCGGCTACCTTGCGCAGCACGGCATCGCCGCCCGCGCCGTGTTGCGGCCCGACAGCGCGGAATATGTCGTCGACGAGATCATGACGCAGGTGCGGCACCAGGGGGCGGATCTCATCGTCGCCGGCGCCTATGGCCATAGCCGCATGCGGGAATGGATCTTCGGCGGCGTCACGCAGGACCTGCTCGAGACGACGCCCATCTGCTGCCTGATGTCCCACTGA
- a CDS encoding SCO family protein: MNRRLVLPLVVFLAGALALAAAAILTFSPGRQGQSGTASVGGPFSLTTQEGKTLTEKDLRGAPFLVFFGFTHCPDICPTKLFEISETLRAAGPKGEKLRALFVSVDPERDTPEVMKSYLGSFDPRIVGLSGDRPAIDAMIKVYRAYARKVPLKDDDYTMDHTALVYLMAKDGSFVGAFNIEQPPAQAAAEWLRHL; the protein is encoded by the coding sequence GTGAACCGCCGCCTCGTTCTGCCTCTCGTCGTCTTTCTGGCCGGCGCGCTCGCGCTCGCGGCCGCCGCGATCCTCACCTTCTCGCCCGGACGGCAGGGTCAGTCCGGCACGGCGAGCGTCGGCGGGCCGTTCTCGCTGACGACGCAGGAGGGCAAGACTCTGACCGAGAAGGATCTGCGCGGCGCTCCCTTCCTGGTCTTCTTCGGCTTCACCCACTGCCCCGACATCTGCCCGACCAAGCTGTTCGAGATTTCCGAGACGCTGCGCGCCGCCGGCCCGAAGGGCGAGAAGCTGCGCGCGCTCTTCGTCTCCGTCGATCCCGAGCGCGATACGCCCGAGGTGATGAAGAGCTATCTCGGCTCCTTCGATCCGCGCATCGTCGGACTGAGCGGAGACCGGCCTGCGATCGACGCCATGATCAAGGTCTATCGGGCCTATGCCCGCAAGGTGCCGCTCAAGGACGACGACTACACCATGGACCACACCGCCTTGGTCTATCTGATGGCCAAGGACGGCAGCTTCGTCGGCGCCTTCAACATTGAGCAGCCTCCGGCCCAGGCGGCTGCGGAATGGCTGCGCCACCTGTAG